The following are from one region of the Rhipicephalus microplus isolate Deutch F79 chromosome 1, USDA_Rmic, whole genome shotgun sequence genome:
- the LOC142796462 gene encoding sterile alpha motif domain-containing protein 3-like has product MEPPEFQYLVSFQGRKKIISARGPTEADILEALKTTDFGHSLQACRIEVYNVRHDEFVDPPAGHVFSEKDKIRLVCSENFLMSCSTTDKVTAVHEGSLPKTLESNEQSPSQQLACCENDYRLPPVPLDIKDAIERTQPGKVSSHTKSRIVGWIANHLMTITVYPGSLYEAAAKSLVLEYPVLRDTIGTGWDSWKVSLKYKFAYMRKSLCTVPAVQAARAAYGKRKDLEESTNTKRHCHVIVDLSQHVASQHDEATINSHIDYMVKEIKRPIPDMQKLGDSMEQTRPSRQKWMKEMRPSTADVVLKYPALAKAEMLHEEFIALTGVNLEKKVLEFINRYGDRCFELAKCRRCAKEAVKAIEEEVEALDGDEKKYRFAVGIVELLPMLLKEQPRFLQGPDTYPALSLKGKNASEATNIVASFEGLSVEVLDVIAGMTALMEIYWIFDVKYSGANKKTFTLLEHFCGLPTSAKQMPLVIRQISSLEKAT; this is encoded by the exons ATGGAGCCGCCGGAATTCCAATATTTGGTGTCATTTCAAGGCCGCAAGAAGATTATTTCTGCTCGTGGACCGACGGAGGCGGACATTTTGGAAGCCTTGAAGACGACAGACTTTGGCCATTCTTTGCAAGCATGCCGGATTGAG GTATACAACGTCCGACATGATGAATTTGTGGACCCACCAGCTGGCCATGTCTTCTCTGAGAAAGATAAAATCAGGCTTGTGTGCAGTGAAAACTTCTTAATGAGCTGCAG CACAACTGACAAAGTGACAGCAGTGCATGAAGGTAGCCTGCCCAAGACCCTTGAAAGTAATGagcagtcacctagtcagcagcttgCCTGCTGTGAAAATGATTATAGGCTACCACCTGTGCCCTTAGATATTAAGGATGCGATTGAAAGGACACAACCAGGAAAAGTGTCCAGTCACACTAAATCCCGCATTGTAGGGTGGATTGCAAATCATCTCATGACTATAACAGT CTATCCAGGAAGCCTCTACGAAGCAGCTGCAAAATCTCTCGTGTTGGAATATCCAGTGCTAAGGGACACTATTGGCACAGGCTGG GACTCATGGAAAGTCTCCTTGAAATACAAATTCGCATATATGAGGAAGTCTCTGTGCACAGTTCCAGCTGTTCAAGCAGCGAGAGCAGCTTACGGAAAACGCAAAGACTTAGAAGAAAGCACCAATACTAAGCGGCACTGCCATGTG aTTGTAGATCTCTCCCAACATGTCGCTTCTCAGCATGATGAGGCTACAATTAATAGCCATATTGACTACATGGTGAAAGAAATCAAGCGGCCTATTCCTGACATGCAAAAACTCGGTGATTCTATGGAGCAGACAAGACCATCTAGACAGAAGTGGATGAAGGAAATGAGGCCATCAACAGCAGATGTGGTGCTGAAATACCCTGCTTTGGCAAAGGCTGAAATG CTTCATGAGGAGTTCATTGCTCTCACTGGCGTTAACTTAGAAAAAAAGGTCCTGGAATTTATAAACCGGTATGGAGACCGGTGTTTTGAGCTTGCGAAGTGTCGTCGTTGCGCGAAGGAAGCTGTGAAAGCAATTGAAGAAGAAGTCGAGGCACTGGATGGTGACGAAAAGAAAT ATCGCTTTGCCGTTGGCATTGTCGAGTTGCTGCCCATGCTCCTAAAGGAGCAGCCGCGATTTCTGCAGGGACCG GACACCTACCCTGCCCTTTCGCTGAAGGGCAAAAATGCCTCTGAAGCTACAAACATAGTTGCGAGCTTTGAAGGGCTTAGTGTAGAGGTGCTTGATGTAATTGCAGGTATGACGGCGCTTATGGAAATATACTGGATATTCGATGTCAAGTACAGTGGCGCcaacaaaaaaacattcactCTACTTGAACATTTCTGTGGCTTGCCGACAAGTGCAAAGCAGATGCCGCTAGTCATACGGCAAATATCATCGCTTGAAAAGGCAACTTAA